One window from the genome of Paraclostridium sordellii encodes:
- a CDS encoding NifB/NifX family molybdenum-iron cluster-binding protein, translating into MKIAVACERNIVSEHFGHCEGFDIYEVENKNILKKEYIQNPGHRPGYLPVFLKELNVDIIISGGMGSTAQELFGQNNIEVIVGTLGLSDEVVRKYINGEITSTGSICIEHAHEGHCNGQINE; encoded by the coding sequence ATGAAAATAGCAGTCGCTTGTGAGAGAAATATTGTAAGTGAACATTTTGGACATTGTGAAGGCTTTGATATATATGAAGTAGAAAATAAAAATATTTTAAAGAAAGAGTATATACAAAATCCAGGACATAGACCGGGATATTTGCCAGTATTTCTAAAAGAACTTAATGTAGATATTATAATTTCTGGTGGAATGGGATCTACAGCACAAGAATTATTTGGGCAAAATAATATAGAGGTAATTGTAGGAACTTTAGGGCTAAGTGATGAAGTAGTTCGAAAATACATAAATGGAGAAATAACATCAACAGGAAGTATTTGTATAGAACATGCACATGAAGGTCATTGCAATGGGCAGATAAATGAATGA
- a CDS encoding DUF134 domain-containing protein, which produces MARPTKVRTVDFFPEDTYFTPVGKQQCTLKEINLKLEELEAMRLKDIESLSQEECAKKMNVSRQTFQNIIDTARQKVAIALTQGHAIRIDGGNYRAKFCKFKCFNCGNEYEIKYAQDKEKCPSCGSDKVICSKKASICTKWCNKSE; this is translated from the coding sequence GTGGCAAGACCAACAAAAGTTAGAACAGTAGATTTTTTCCCAGAAGATACATACTTTACACCCGTAGGAAAGCAACAATGTACGTTAAAAGAGATAAACTTAAAATTAGAAGAGTTAGAGGCAATGAGACTTAAGGATATAGAATCACTTAGTCAAGAAGAATGTGCGAAAAAAATGAATGTTTCTAGACAAACCTTCCAAAATATAATTGATACAGCAAGGCAAAAAGTTGCAATTGCTTTAACTCAAGGTCATGCTATACGTATTGACGGAGGCAATTATAGAGCAAAATTTTGCAAATTTAAATGTTTTAACTGTGGAAATGAGTATGAAATAAAGTATGCACAAGATAAGGAAAAATGCCCTTCTTGTGGATCTGATAAGGTTATTTGTAGCAAAAAAGCAAGTATATGTACTAAATGGTGCAATAAAAGTGAATAA
- a CDS encoding PucR family transcriptional regulator encodes MGISVKEMLDAEFFKEYKILAGKDGLNNQIQGVTILDSEDGFHWSREKEFVISSGYIFIKNPNLFEEYINSKYFKGTACFGIKVGRFLKEIPENIIEQFNKHKIPLIDIPYKDSWMDIMNALNVTVMNKNINRFNIKEINSNKSLDLSYQVRKINKILNAVEYEMNFSAMLYDLSNNKAYYSSNKFKEVSKDLNIEDFWKPSFDYSKEILCKDIKMSRYRFYDSKYEAPFSWITVPITIDNKIKAYFVVIEATGLIDYFDQFSLRIGFLLIQELYEQIFVKQLMEDSQFKKFIENILNDNLKDKDSIINIANDLNISINDKFHTIVMNQTNEKVILSGLRETLKNCTRNAFGFEDYKISFIEDNSCLFLIKENSRFSEKQNIKLIKEKLSNLKKRLELDIDNLELSFGISDIPDFIYETKKSYQRAEKAISIGKLLYPKEEFCSYSNLGAFAWMDIKDDEVNIMLRDISVLLEDEKYKEYIHTLKVYLECKMNFSLTAKNLYVHINTVRKRIEDITYLLKIDLEDPMNRLKLEILLKLFY; translated from the coding sequence ATGGGTATATCAGTTAAAGAAATGCTTGATGCAGAGTTTTTTAAAGAATACAAAATTTTAGCAGGCAAAGATGGTTTAAACAATCAAATTCAAGGGGTAACTATACTTGACTCAGAAGACGGATTTCATTGGTCAAGAGAGAAAGAGTTCGTAATTAGTTCAGGATATATTTTCATAAAAAATCCAAATCTATTTGAAGAATATATTAACTCTAAATACTTCAAAGGAACAGCCTGCTTTGGAATTAAAGTAGGAAGGTTTTTAAAAGAAATACCTGAAAATATTATTGAACAATTTAACAAACACAAAATACCTTTAATAGATATTCCATACAAAGATTCGTGGATGGATATAATGAATGCCTTAAATGTTACAGTAATGAATAAAAATATAAATCGATTTAATATTAAAGAAATAAATTCTAATAAGTCTTTAGATTTATCCTATCAAGTTAGAAAAATTAATAAAATTTTAAATGCTGTTGAATATGAAATGAATTTTTCTGCAATGCTTTATGATTTATCAAATAATAAAGCTTATTATAGTTCAAATAAATTTAAAGAAGTATCTAAGGATTTAAATATAGAAGACTTTTGGAAACCTTCCTTTGATTATAGTAAAGAGATTTTATGCAAAGATATAAAAATGTCGAGATATAGGTTCTATGATAGCAAATATGAAGCTCCATTTAGTTGGATAACAGTCCCTATAACTATAGATAACAAAATTAAAGCATATTTTGTTGTTATTGAGGCTACAGGTCTTATTGACTATTTTGACCAATTTTCTTTAAGAATAGGATTTTTATTAATACAAGAATTATATGAACAAATTTTTGTTAAGCAACTTATGGAAGATAGTCAATTTAAAAAATTCATAGAAAATATTTTAAATGATAATCTAAAAGACAAAGACAGTATAATAAATATAGCTAATGATCTAAATATTAGTATAAATGATAAATTTCACACTATCGTAATGAATCAAACCAATGAGAAAGTTATCTTGTCAGGATTAAGAGAGACTTTAAAAAATTGTACAAGAAATGCTTTTGGATTTGAAGATTATAAAATATCATTCATAGAAGATAATAGTTGTTTATTTTTAATTAAAGAAAATAGTAGATTTTCAGAAAAACAAAATATTAAGCTTATAAAAGAGAAGTTATCTAATTTAAAGAAGCGCTTAGAATTAGACATAGATAATCTAGAACTAAGTTTTGGTATATCAGATATTCCAGACTTTATTTATGAAACAAAGAAAAGTTATCAAAGAGCAGAGAAAGCTATTAGTATCGGAAAACTTTTATATCCTAAAGAAGAGTTTTGTTCTTATTCAAACTTAGGAGCTTTTGCTTGGATGGATATAAAAGATGATGAAGTTAATATTATGCTAAGAGATATAAGCGTTTTATTAGAGGATGAGAAGTATAAAGAATATATACATACACTAAAAGTGTATTTAGAATGTAAGATGAACTTTAGTCTTACAGCTAAAAATTTATATGTACATATAAATACTGTTCGAAAAAGAATAGAGGATATTACTTATTTACTAAAGATAGATTTAGAAGATCCTATGAATAGGTTGAAATTAGAAATTTTACTAAAGTTATTTTACTAG
- a CDS encoding ABC transporter permease, translating to MISLLVAKNEFIRSLKNKKKLVLTFLLPLLSIIVAIGINNMMKPSINIGVIENQYVNKEAKLKMNVVDRVNLSRANKNTINTDMILAKYLGVVEFKKGNDFKVYCLDTNMKIEIEKAVSEVINSGNVDKTKGLLNILDEGSLSASQRGSGFIFITLIITCTMSASIMLKDKEDKILLRYLTTPNKLSGYILGNYIYNLINTIIQILVSSVFIYILKIDMGITISQFIVLGIVTAIIASSVSILFTVISNSELQASLLASSIALVMALFGGAFLPIEKMPNILKLISNISPIKWIIGLTSSMEKGIVYGNNLAVIILIIILSSVIVFISSKVGEKKLKY from the coding sequence ATGATATCATTACTAGTAGCTAAGAATGAGTTTATAAGAAGTTTAAAAAATAAAAAGAAATTAGTTTTAACCTTCTTATTACCCTTATTATCCATAATTGTGGCTATAGGAATTAACAATATGATGAAGCCATCTATTAATATTGGAGTAATAGAAAATCAATATGTTAATAAAGAAGCTAAGTTAAAAATGAACGTTGTAGATAGAGTAAATTTAAGTAGGGCAAATAAAAATACCATTAATACAGATATGATTTTAGCTAAATACTTAGGGGTAGTCGAGTTTAAAAAAGGTAATGATTTTAAGGTATACTGCCTAGATACAAATATGAAAATAGAGATTGAAAAAGCTGTATCTGAAGTTATTAATAGTGGTAATGTTGATAAAACTAAAGGACTATTAAATATTTTAGATGAAGGAAGTTTGAGTGCATCTCAAAGAGGGAGTGGGTTTATATTTATTACTTTAATTATAACTTGTACTATGTCAGCTTCAATTATGTTAAAAGATAAGGAAGATAAAATATTACTTAGATATTTAACAACACCTAATAAGTTATCTGGATATATATTAGGTAATTACATTTATAATCTTATAAATACTATTATTCAAATTTTAGTATCCTCAGTATTTATATATATATTAAAAATAGATATGGGAATAACTATAAGTCAATTTATTGTTTTAGGGATTGTAACAGCTATTATAGCTTCTAGTGTATCTATATTATTTACAGTAATATCAAATAGTGAGTTACAAGCAAGTTTATTAGCTTCATCAATAGCTTTAGTAATGGCACTTTTTGGGGGAGCTTTTTTACCAATAGAAAAAATGCCTAATATATTGAAACTTATAAGTAATATTTCTCCTATAAAATGGATTATAGGACTTACTTCCTCTATGGAAAAAGGTATTGTTTATGGAAATAATTTGGCTGTAATAATTCTTATTATAATACTTTCTAGTGTTATAGTATTTATATCTAGTAAAGTGGGTGAAAAGAAATTGAAATATTAA
- a CDS encoding Fur family transcriptional regulator — protein MNETIEYIKKLFKKKGYKFTIQKKIILEVLLENKEHKNAKQIHDKVKNQNIGITTVYRTLNLFTELDIVKEINISGTSYYEIKIFSKNPFHIHFKCFKCNSIIDINNKDINLNCLDLKQKVESVSNLDIYDINIMFTGLCKSCKEEFLWQDQQKLEQ, from the coding sequence ATGAATGAAACTATTGAGTATATAAAAAAGTTATTCAAAAAAAAGGGATATAAATTTACCATACAAAAGAAAATAATATTAGAGGTTTTACTAGAAAATAAAGAACATAAAAATGCAAAGCAAATTCATGATAAAGTAAAAAATCAAAATATTGGAATTACTACAGTTTATAGAACTTTAAACCTATTTACAGAGTTAGACATAGTCAAAGAAATAAATATCAGTGGAACAAGTTATTATGAGATTAAAATATTTAGTAAAAATCCATTTCATATACACTTTAAATGTTTTAAATGTAATAGTATAATTGATATAAATAATAAAGATATTAATCTTAATTGTTTAGATTTAAAACAAAAAGTAGAATCAGTAAGTAACTTAGATATTTATGATATAAATATAATGTTTACAGGACTATGTAAAAGCTGTAAGGAGGAGTTTTTGTGGCAAGACCAACAAAAGTTAGAACAGTAG
- a CDS encoding ABC transporter permease, whose protein sequence is MNEFKVLLRLGMKKRIKDSFLIGYGITFPLMLIIILGYMSTNYYSKEGGITSYYYYSMVTIPFCTFLSSITLIYVAREESLNKCGERFIIAPISKTSIVLSKIIPATIAISVYNLILLLVCNLIFKVDYRGRFLEIYVLIISLGFMSSAFGTFIGLCSKDFMSIKNIVSTPILIMAVLGGSFFPIGSLGNVFEMISYISPLTWVNRGIFMMLNDNIINVYMISLFIILGLGMLFTIVSIKAFKKEAFI, encoded by the coding sequence ATGAATGAATTTAAAGTATTACTTAGACTAGGTATGAAAAAAAGAATAAAGGACTCCTTTTTAATAGGCTATGGAATTACTTTTCCATTAATGTTAATTATTATATTAGGGTACATGTCAACTAACTATTATTCTAAGGAAGGTGGAATAACATCATATTACTACTACTCAATGGTAACTATTCCTTTTTGCACTTTTTTATCTTCAATAACTCTTATATATGTTGCTAGAGAAGAAAGCTTAAATAAGTGTGGAGAAAGATTTATTATAGCTCCTATTAGTAAAACTTCTATAGTTTTATCAAAAATAATTCCAGCAACAATTGCTATATCTGTATATAATCTAATTTTACTTTTAGTATGTAACTTAATATTTAAAGTGGATTATAGAGGAAGGTTTCTAGAGATATATGTACTTATAATAAGTTTAGGTTTTATGTCATCAGCCTTTGGAACTTTTATTGGACTTTGTAGTAAAGATTTTATGTCTATAAAAAACATTGTAAGTACACCTATTTTAATAATGGCTGTTCTTGGGGGAAGCTTTTTTCCTATAGGTTCACTTGGAAATGTTTTTGAAATGATAAGTTATATATCACCACTTACATGGGTAAATAGGGGGATTTTTATGATGTTAAATGACAATATAATAAATGTTTATATGATTTCTTTATTTATAATACTTGGTTTAGGTATGTTATTTACAATAGTATCCATAAAAGCTTTTAAAAAGGAGGCATTTATATAA
- a CDS encoding PadR family transcriptional regulator translates to MVKLIILYYLNIKSTHGYEIQKFIQATGLDVWAKVKSGSIYYALSKMEKNGEVELYKEETIGSKVRKIYKITEKGKLELKNTIVQELDKPLMPIGTDKFIIPITFNRLDKNEAIEIINKHIKNLEETLEYWEYWKDIKINESTLQVEKIAFEMTVNGIKDSIRWHKAIIDEYDEYVKYSQNQEIMIKNIDFGEVQEPKNNEIKTDKKRIEELREIILNNPEKSKEALEELMNLMSQGK, encoded by the coding sequence ATGGTAAAACTAATTATTTTATATTACTTAAATATAAAATCAACTCATGGCTATGAAATACAAAAATTCATTCAAGCTACAGGACTAGATGTTTGGGCAAAAGTTAAATCAGGTTCAATATACTACGCCTTAAGCAAGATGGAGAAAAATGGAGAAGTAGAACTATACAAAGAAGAAACTATTGGATCTAAAGTTAGAAAAATATATAAAATAACTGAAAAAGGAAAGCTTGAGCTTAAAAATACTATAGTACAAGAACTAGATAAACCACTTATGCCAATAGGTACAGATAAGTTCATAATACCAATAACATTTAATAGACTGGATAAAAATGAAGCTATAGAGATAATAAATAAGCACATAAAAAATCTTGAAGAAACCTTAGAGTATTGGGAATACTGGAAAGATATAAAAATAAATGAATCAACCTTACAGGTTGAAAAGATAGCATTTGAAATGACTGTAAATGGAATTAAAGATTCTATAAGATGGCATAAAGCTATAATAGATGAGTATGATGAGTATGTAAAATACAGCCAAAATCAAGAAATAATGATTAAAAATATTGATTTTGGAGAAGTTCAAGAGCCTAAAAATAATGAGATTAAAACTGATAAAAAAAGAATTGAAGAGCTTAGAGAAATAATTTTAAACAATCCAGAAAAGTCAAAAGAAGCTCTTGAAGAATTGATGAATTTAATGAGTCAAGGCAAATAA
- a CDS encoding ABC transporter ATP-binding protein → MGAILEINSLRKTFGERTVVNGLSFKVNEGEILGFLGPNGAGKSTTINMITTILNFDEGKVLFEGREVNSDDNDFKKLLGYVPQDIALFNDLTAYENVKFFGSLYGLKGSYLNNRVNETLELVGLYDRKNDYPDSFSGGMKRRINIACSIVHKPKILIMDEPTVGIDPQSRNNILEVAKNLRDEGTTIIYTSHYMEEVEAICTRLIVLDNGNIIESGYKDEIKTKYRSKGLNNLEEIFLYITGKELRD, encoded by the coding sequence ATGGGTGCAATTTTAGAAATAAACTCACTTAGAAAAACTTTTGGAGAGAGAACAGTAGTAAATGGATTAAGTTTTAAAGTTAATGAGGGGGAGATTTTAGGATTTTTAGGTCCTAATGGAGCAGGTAAAAGTACAACTATAAATATGATTACAACTATATTAAATTTTGATGAAGGAAAGGTATTATTTGAAGGAAGAGAAGTAAATTCAGATGATAATGATTTCAAAAAATTATTAGGGTATGTTCCTCAAGATATAGCTTTATTTAATGATTTAACTGCTTATGAAAATGTTAAGTTTTTTGGATCTCTTTATGGATTAAAGGGAAGTTATTTAAATAATAGAGTGAATGAAACTTTAGAGTTGGTAGGTTTATATGATAGAAAAAATGATTATCCAGATTCATTTTCAGGAGGTATGAAAAGAAGGATTAATATAGCATGTTCAATAGTTCATAAACCTAAAATTTTGATAATGGATGAACCAACAGTAGGCATAGACCCCCAATCAAGAAATAATATCTTGGAAGTAGCAAAGAATTTAAGAGATGAAGGAACTACAATAATATATACATCCCATTATATGGAAGAAGTAGAAGCTATATGTACTAGACTTATTGTTTTAGACAATGGAAATATAATAGAATCTGGATATAAAGATGAAATTAAGACAAAGTATCGTAGCAAAGGATTAAACAATTTAGAAGAAATATTTTTATATATTACAGGAAAAGAATTGAGAGATTAG
- a CDS encoding Mrp/NBP35 family ATP-binding protein, with protein sequence MDNCKTCPSGSTCTKDKSSCAVENNPLNNIKNVIGVMSGKGGVGKSSISTLIAKGLIKKGYSVGVLDADITGPSIPRLLGVNKQRAVAVEQGLLPIINKDGIKVMSLNLLTDNENDPVIWRGPMISGVVKQFWTDVVWGELDYLLIDMPPGTGDVALTVMQSIPLNGIVMVSVPQDMVSMIVSKAVNMARQMNIDILGVIENMSYITCEDCRKKIKLFNGDSTNKFLSEMNLNLLGELPMLSSISNLGQENQNDKNLEEVFEPIVNNIIEKSQKIL encoded by the coding sequence ATGGATAATTGTAAAACATGTCCATCAGGTTCAACTTGTACAAAGGATAAGTCAAGTTGTGCAGTTGAAAACAACCCATTAAACAACATTAAAAATGTAATTGGCGTAATGAGTGGAAAAGGAGGCGTAGGTAAATCATCTATATCCACTTTAATAGCAAAAGGATTAATCAAAAAAGGTTATAGTGTAGGAGTATTAGATGCAGATATAACTGGTCCAAGTATTCCTAGACTATTAGGAGTTAACAAACAAAGAGCAGTTGCAGTAGAACAAGGATTATTACCTATTATAAATAAAGATGGAATCAAAGTTATGTCTTTAAACCTATTAACAGATAATGAAAATGATCCAGTTATATGGAGAGGACCTATGATATCTGGAGTAGTAAAACAATTTTGGACAGATGTTGTATGGGGAGAATTAGACTACTTACTTATAGATATGCCCCCAGGAACAGGTGATGTAGCATTAACGGTTATGCAGTCAATCCCTTTAAATGGAATTGTAATGGTATCCGTTCCTCAAGATATGGTATCTATGATAGTATCAAAGGCTGTTAATATGGCAAGGCAAATGAATATAGATATTTTAGGAGTTATTGAGAATATGAGCTACATTACTTGTGAGGACTGTCGTAAGAAAATTAAACTATTTAATGGAGACAGTACCAATAAGTTTTTAAGTGAAATGAATTTAAATTTATTAGGAGAGCTTCCTATGCTAAGTAGTATAAGTAACTTAGGACAAGAAAATCAAAATGATAAAAATTTAGAAGAAGTTTTTGAACCAATTGTAAATAACATAATTGAAAAATCACAAAAAATATTATAA